The stretch of DNA GATGTTTCATTTCTCTGTATCTTTTGCGTGCAAAATTAGATAAAAAACGGGAATTAAGTTTTGAATCGGTATTCTTTTCGACCTGTTCAACGTGAAGCCGATGACGATTTTGCCAGTTGGTCATCTTTCGAAGTGAGCGATGTGAGCAGATCGGCTACCACATAGCTGCTGCCGCCAACGAAGACGAAGTCCTCGGGATTAGCATCGGATAGAGCCGCGCGATAGGCCGAGGGCACATCGGCGTAGCTTTCTCCGACGAGTCCTCGTTGGATAGCCTTTTCTTTCACTGTCCCACTAGGGATAGCCCGGTGGGTTTCGGCCTGTGTGAAATAGTAGCGGGCCTCTTGGGGGAGCAGGGCCAGCACGGAATCGAGGTCTTTATCGTCTACCATCCCGAAGACGATGCGCAATTGCCGACAGACTTGCGCCTTGAGCTGTCTACTGAGATATTCCCATCCGCCTACGTTATGTCCCGTGTCGCAAATCACCGTCGGACGGTTTTGAAGGCGTTGCCATCGACCCATGAGTCCCGTATTTTCGCAAACTCTACTGAATCCTCTTCGTACTGCCTCCTCGTCGCAGCGGATGCCGAGTCGCCGCAGTTCGTTCACGGAGTAAAGGATTGTATTGGCATTGCGCAGTTGATAGCTTCCGCCCAACCAGAGAGGCAGACTTCCGTAGCTCCGGGTAGTGAGCCACGTTTGTCCATCTGTTCCGCAGATCTGGCCTGTCACCTCTTCTTCTTCCTGGGCAAAGTGGATGTCGGCCTCATTCCGTTGGGCTGTTTCCAAGAACACTGGGCGAGTTTCGGGTGTGGTTTCGCCAATTACCACGGGGATGTGCGGCTTGATGATACCCGCTTTTTCGCGTGCAATCTGTTCGAGTGTGTCGCCTAGAAATCCGGTGTGGTCGAGACTGATATTGGTGATCACCGAGAGTAGGGGGGAGAGGATGTTGGTGCAGTCGAGTCGTCCGCCCAGACCCACTTCCACCACAGCGATGTCTACCCGTCTATGGGCGAAATATTGAAAGGCCATGGCGGTGGTGAGTTCGAAAAAGGAGGGGTGGAGGGGGACGAAGAATGGGCGTTCCCGGCGGACGAAGTCAACGACGTATTCCTTCGAGATGGGCAGGCCATCTACACGGATGCGTTCGCGGAAGTCTACCAAATGGGGCGATGTATAAAGCCCTACACGATAGCCGCTCTCCTGTAAAATCGAGGCCAGTGTGTGGGCTGTCGATCCTTTGCCGTTGGTACCGGCAATGTGCACTGAGCGGAATTGCTGATGGGGATGCCCCAGGTGGCGGTCTAAAGCCAAGGAATTGTCCAGACCCTCTTTATAAGCAGAAGCACCCACATGTTCGAAAACCGGGGTGCTGTTGAATAAATAGGTCAGGGTTTCTTCGTAGTTCATTTCTTTTCTTTGTGAATCTGAATGTCTGGGCTACTCGTTTCGATTCTCTTTCGAGCTTTCGCTCCGCGCGAAACTTCATTTTCTTTCATTTTTGAGCTTTCCAAGTAGTTGGAAACCTCATTTTTCTCATTTTTGAGCTTTCCAAGTAGTTGGAAACCTCATTTTTCTCATTTTTGAGCTTTCCAAGTAGTTGGAAACCTCATTTTTCTCATTTTTGAGCTTTCCAAGTAGTTGGAAGCCTCATTTTTCTCATTTTTGAGCTTTCCAAGTAGTTGGAAGCCTCGTTTTTCTCATTTTTGAGCTTTCCAAGTAGTTGGAAGCCTCGTTTTTCTCATTTTTGAGCTTTCCGAGTAGTTGGAAGCCTCGTTTTTCTCATTTTTGAGCTTTCCAAGTAGTTGGAAGCTTCGTTTTTTCCATTTTTGAGTCGTCCGAGACCTCGGAAAGCTTATTCTACCCTAACTAAAGTAATTTTTGAACCGCTGGAAGATGGTGCGCTTCGTGTCGTTGTCTCCCTTGAAGTTGGTGCTCTGCGAGAGTCTTTCGAGCATGGCGCGCTCTTCGCTCGTGAGGGTTTTGGGGACGTAGACGCTGAGGTTGACAATCAAATCGCCCATACCCCTGCCGTAACCTTCGACGGCGGGTAGACCCTTTCCGCGCAGACGAAGCGTTTTGCCCGGTTGTGTGCCCGGTTCGATTTTCACTCTTACCCGTCCGCCGTCGATGAGGGGGATTTCGACGCTGCCACCGAGTGCGGCGGTAGAGAAGTCGAGCAATTCGTTGTAGACAAGATCGTTGCCGTCGCGAACGAAGGTGTTATTGGGTTCCTCTTCAATGTACACTTGGATGTCGCCTGTGATGCCGTTGCGCTTGCCTGCGTTGCCTTTGCCAGGCACATTCACCACCATCCCTTCGGCCACGCCGGCGGGAATTTTGATTTCTACTACCTCTTCGCCTTTCACGACGCCATCACCGTGGCAGACATGACAGGGATTCTTGATGACTGTGCCCTCGCCGTGGCAGGTGGGACACTCGGTTTGTGTCTGCATCATGCCAATCATCGTCCGCACGGTCTTCACGACAAATCCCTGTCCGTGACAAGTGGGGCAGGTGTCAGAACCGCTTCCTGCTTCGGCTCCGCTACCGTGGCAATGGGTACAGACAACGTCTTTCTTCACCTTGAACTTCTTGGTGGTTCCGGTGGCCACCTCTTGCAGCGAGAGTTTGATCCGCAGTCGTAGGTCGGCTCCGCGGTATTGTGGGTGAGAACCGCCGGCGGAGGAGAAACCTCCGAATCCTGAAAAGCCGCCCCGAGAGGAGAAACCGCT from Prevotella sp. oral taxon 475 encodes:
- a CDS encoding folylpolyglutamate synthase/dihydrofolate synthase family protein, whose product is MNYEETLTYLFNSTPVFEHVGASAYKEGLDNSLALDRHLGHPHQQFRSVHIAGTNGKGSTAHTLASILQESGYRVGLYTSPHLVDFRERIRVDGLPISKEYVVDFVRRERPFFVPLHPSFFELTTAMAFQYFAHRRVDIAVVEVGLGGRLDCTNILSPLLSVITNISLDHTGFLGDTLEQIAREKAGIIKPHIPVVIGETTPETRPVFLETAQRNEADIHFAQEEEEVTGQICGTDGQTWLTTRSYGSLPLWLGGSYQLRNANTILYSVNELRRLGIRCDEEAVRRGFSRVCENTGLMGRWQRLQNRPTVICDTGHNVGGWEYLSRQLKAQVCRQLRIVFGMVDDKDLDSVLALLPQEARYYFTQAETHRAIPSGTVKEKAIQRGLVGESYADVPSAYRAALSDANPEDFVFVGGSSYVVADLLTSLTSKDDQLAKSSSASR
- the dnaJ gene encoding molecular chaperone DnaJ, with translation MAKRDYYEVLGVAKNASEDEIKKAYRKLAIKYHPDKNPDDKAAEEKFKEAAEAYDVLHDPAKRQQYDQFGFDGLSGAGGFSSSGGGMNMDDIFSMFGDIFGGHSGFSSRGGFSGFGGFSSAGGSHPQYRGADLRLRIKLSLQEVATGTTKKFKVKKDVVCTHCHGSGAEAGSGSDTCPTCHGQGFVVKTVRTMIGMMQTQTECPTCHGEGTVIKNPCHVCHGDGVVKGEEVVEIKIPAGVAEGMVVNVPGKGNAGKRNGITGDIQVYIEEEPNNTFVRDGNDLVYNELLDFSTAALGGSVEIPLIDGGRVRVKIEPGTQPGKTLRLRGKGLPAVEGYGRGMGDLIVNLSVYVPKTLTSEERAMLERLSQSTNFKGDNDTKRTIFQRFKNYFS